Genomic window (Alligator mississippiensis isolate rAllMis1 chromosome 7, rAllMis1, whole genome shotgun sequence):
CCTTGCACCTGCTTCTTGGTGCTCCAAATCCTTCTGTGCAATAGCAAGCGCTAGCTCCATCCCCGCAGCCCGTGCCAcaggtccctgcctgggctcagcTCCCCTCCGCAGCCGCTTTtccaggagcacagcagcacccgGCTCCTGGAAAAGGGGCTGGTTCCCTGcatttccctcctgcccctggcccttGTTATGGATCTGGACCTGCTACTGTACGTAAAGCCCCCGACAGCCTGACGGCTCTCCAAGgagccctgcctgcagcccacgtGCCAGTCCAGAGTGGTTCCCTCTGTTCAgaccccccccagtgctgctcacGTCCCCCGGGACCAGGACACACCTGTACCAGTGGCACACCCTGCGGGAGCCTCTCCTTGACGTCTTCCACCCACTGCAAGGGGACGCGGAGCGGGGAGAAGTCGGTGACCACCCCGCCGATGCCGTGCCTCGTCACGAAGGCTGGCAGCACGTCCTTGGCGTAGCCCTGGAGCAGGTGGAAGGGGATGCCCAGCTCCCCGCACTCCTGCAATACGAGGACAAGGCTTGGTGTCAGCCCCTCTGGGTGAGCGATCCCTTTCCCAGGGGGTGCGCCCTCCCAGCTCCGAGCCGTCTCCCGGCACCCGTACCTCGGCCACCTCCTGCAGGCCTTTTAGCAGGAAGCCGAAGTGGCGGATGGTGGCGTCCAGGAACTTGGGCACCAGGCAGAAGCAGACGTGCAGAGGGAGCTGCTGCTTCAGGGCCAGGCGCTGGGCGTACAGGAAGGCCCAGTTATCTGGAGGGAGACAGCCCACAACGAGTTAAACGCACCCGTGCCCCATATCTCGTCCCCCAGCTCCCGCCAGCAGGCTCAGGGTCTTGACCTTGAGTGGCAGGAGATTGGGGGGGGATGAccagccctgtgcctcagttttcccatctggaaAAGGGCAATAATGCTGCTGCTGTGTATGCAGGGCTCAGCaacagcagagcaaaatcccccgtcagccctgctctgcccaccagacTCCAAAGCAGCAGCCGGGTCACGGAGCCAGGGCCCGTTTTGCAACCCCCAGCAGGCAAGATCTGGGTTTGCCTCCGAGGGGAAGGTGGGgtcacagctctgccctccccttgtccccgCGGGTGCATCACCTTGCACGCGCTGGTCCCGGGACATCCAGTACAGGATGCCGAGGGCGCCGTCCTGCAAGTGGGACTCCTGGGACAGCAGCCGCACCCTCTTCTTGTTGAACTTGAACTCGCGCACGGACAGGGCTGCTCTGCGCCGTGCCTGCTTCACCGCCTCCGCCAGGCTCTCCGCTCCCGGTACCACCTCCGCGTCCTGCCGGCCCCGCTTCCGGCTGCCCGACGGCTCCGTGTCTGCGCCTGccgcctgcctctgcttcttcgGGAACATCCTCCGCTCCGTTCCCCCAGGCGGGCACCGCGTCAGGAGCCGAGCCCAGGCCCAGCCGCGCTTGCCGGCCAGCTGCGAGGGACACGGCGGTGGCCGGCACCTGCGGACTGAGAAACGAAGCCCCATCGTCAGGCACCCCCAGAACGAGGcgctggagcagggctgtgggtctGTCCTCACCCGCGTCCgggcagaggaagcaggggaCGGGCACCCCGAGCCCCGCTACACCTTCCAATGAGAGCTGGAGAGAAACCAGCCACGGAGCCGTTCCGCCTTCGTAGCGGGCCGGCTCTTTTCTGCAGCTGGACCGCCGTTTTACCGCACGCGTGGCCGGTCTGCATTCCCCGCGCGAGTCGCCCGGCCCTGGGGCCACGCACGCCCCGCGGGAGAGCCCCCAGGCCCGCCCGGGGGGGGGCGTCGAAACACCCGGGCGCCCAGCAGAAAGTTGGGGGGCATTCATGGCTGCGGGAGCCCccggctggcacccccacccGCGCTCgtgtgtgctggggacccccagctgcagcccccccccgccGGCCGGGGCAGGGCGACGCCGCTCACCTCCGCGCGGCGACCCCACCCGACCCGGCAGAGCagggcggtgctcggcgctgcgcGCACGTGTCTTCCGGAGCCGGAgggagcggggcggggcagggcggctCGCGGGGGCGGTGCTTCGCGGTGGGTGGGGCTCTATCCAGCTGTTGGGTGGGGCTC
Coding sequences:
- the LOC102562553 gene encoding deoxyribodipyrimidine photo-lyase isoform X1, giving the protein MNAPQLSAGRPGVSTPPPGRAWGLSRGACVAPGPGDSRGECRPATRAVKRRSSCRKEPARYEGGTAPWLVSLQLSLEGVAGLGVPVPCFLCPDAVRRCRPPPCPSQLAGKRGWAWARLLTRCPPGGTERRMFPKKQRQAAGADTEPSGSRKRGRQDAEVVPGAESLAEAVKQARRRAALSVREFKFNKKRVRLLSQESHLQDGALGILYWMSRDQRVQDNWAFLYAQRLALKQQLPLHVCFCLVPKFLDATIRHFGFLLKGLQEVAEECGELGIPFHLLQGYAKDVLPAFVTRHGIGGVVTDFSPLRVPLQWVEDVKERLPQGVPLVQVDAHNIVPCWVASNKQEYGARTIRPKIHAQLPEFLTEFPPIIQHPFPAAAPAQPIDWDACYAGLEVDRTVPEVKWATPGTAAGLAVLQAFVTRRLPGYSEYRNNPNKAALSNLSPWFHFGQVSVQRAVLEVQKSRDRHRESVNSFVEEAVIRRELADNFCFYNKSYDQLEGAHDWARDTLILHARDKREYLYDLHQLEQGKTHDQLWNAAQIQMVREGKMHGFLRMYWAKKILEWTRSPEDALRFAIYLNDRFELDGRDPNGYVGCMWSICGTHDQGWAERNVFGKIRYMNYAGCKRKFNVGQFEHKYRP
- the LOC102562553 gene encoding deoxyribodipyrimidine photo-lyase isoform X2, which translates into the protein MNAPQLSAGRPGVSTPPPGRAWGLSRGACVAPGPGDSRGECRPATRAVKRRSSCRKEPARYEGGTAPWLVSLQLSLEVRRCRPPPCPSQLAGKRGWAWARLLTRCPPGGTERRMFPKKQRQAAGADTEPSGSRKRGRQDAEVVPGAESLAEAVKQARRRAALSVREFKFNKKRVRLLSQESHLQDGALGILYWMSRDQRVQDNWAFLYAQRLALKQQLPLHVCFCLVPKFLDATIRHFGFLLKGLQEVAEECGELGIPFHLLQGYAKDVLPAFVTRHGIGGVVTDFSPLRVPLQWVEDVKERLPQGVPLVQVDAHNIVPCWVASNKQEYGARTIRPKIHAQLPEFLTEFPPIIQHPFPAAAPAQPIDWDACYAGLEVDRTVPEVKWATPGTAAGLAVLQAFVTRRLPGYSEYRNNPNKAALSNLSPWFHFGQVSVQRAVLEVQKSRDRHRESVNSFVEEAVIRRELADNFCFYNKSYDQLEGAHDWARDTLILHARDKREYLYDLHQLEQGKTHDQLWNAAQIQMVREGKMHGFLRMYWAKKILEWTRSPEDALRFAIYLNDRFELDGRDPNGYVGCMWSICGTHDQGWAERNVFGKIRYMNYAGCKRKFNVGQFEHKYRP